Proteins encoded in a region of the Marmota flaviventris isolate mMarFla1 chromosome 3, mMarFla1.hap1, whole genome shotgun sequence genome:
- the Pkdrej gene encoding polycystin family receptor for egg jelly, with the protein MRPGPALLLLGLGLGLGHLPPPAGRRGTLAWPPGALRSAPGSGQRGSLTRLRPQPRAAREGGVPWSGAPAPRRADPALQPHRRVRALPRARRPSWSPAWTSSPRVPGPGRARPTPRSVQPDGRPSRCPASAPARQGLKAANSSGSRSTAPFESCQLADCVIHRVQIRRDQDPVPFIWMKDSSINASVQYDCRMNVYIVYTWQIFPVRSVNHVPDWTRPLRVQLQANLPLLRIPKFTLQQGVYVFNFSMTINKPDGKVLSATDAVYVQVSGHPLKAVLLGGADVTVNFTDELILDGSKSSDPDADRPLEGLVFSWYCTTNLSNYHLDQITVFSKEVCHPEQTNLNWLQASSPKLTLAPETLKGDRVYYFRMMVKKGSKSAFSDKRVRVLPGPLPTAHVSCTENCGQSLVVSDRFSLFLNCKDCVSRDFYNWSILSSAGDEVSFDWTRQTVTGRNSAYLLVKAFAFSHFSEARFWVSVSLTSWKGMTMVFRYGFIINQGPQVGKCQVNPARGFAVVTKFVVQCSNFKDKDIPLTYKVIVSDVESVGEISSVEENTMGTTLYLGTGSTAPPSFLPAGVPANHYALKFYAQVYDSLGAFSQVTFYATVQAPTDKNPSKTVLDQLVHLTTGPTSLLSTLLQKQDMLPAGYLIYVVASVLNSMKAEPTLQGDKVNLQEELVKQSFKLPVNTLDEIGQVVMIITKLTQKGSEFTELAQQKALEKLWQANQALQEYQRKDKNFRSEQVDIMSTGILMSLSNILHLMVQKGRVVEDPFKVVESLSDTILADKVPSNETTILRTPKLNMCVERVEKWDVSQAFRNEECCRNCFHATLNASRVPGLPAKAPVSMMFYEFTDYPFPWLHAAENTSAGVIGFRMTGATEKGRVIEITPDVVDVYLVRKNLTSANFNLTVGPSKERGGSLKKTTGGFEFEVDIRRVREVLIHFVTEVTVLFKVFVYAGSQGAPADVVAVYIMAHDVPPVVDHSWSDLSDVACAVREARVVCLPPSVLQIIAQRSHSPKCTISMVLQAPHFVLEPSDKLVRISLFSVHCMDMYGIQSDWKEDTCMLGEKTTWDTVHCVCKSAVRTRRQLGAPNLAYHRLHTHFVTARVIVIPNTVDLRLTVIRNVSQNPVTLFTVLFIILLYTVLAFWALHRDEMDQFLRDHVIILPDNDPYDSMCYLITVFTGSCWGAGTRANVFVQLSGTKSKSDVHCLSHPHFKTLYRGSINTFLLTTKSDLGDIHSIRVWHNNEGRAPSWYLSRIKVENLFNRQIWLFICRKWLSVDTTLEETFPVTLPDEPLKRKDYFLIDMTRRLGKNHLWFSVFTNIVTKSFNRLQRLSCCLAMLLSSLVCNIMFFNLNVKEQTKEGRYIRSMMIGIESVIITIPVHLLITFFFTYSQKRPQVSLDEVAPQKHPLLSEESGYWKERLDKWHAYETSKGYTTEKASTKRTASARQTPEQQSVSEETNTSNIHRTNTNASNRNREDDQDVPSQQESPQHLNKKPQVILPSWCVYVAWFLVFSTCSISSFFIIFYGLTYGYEKSMEWLSASVCSFCQSVFLVQPCKIILLSAAKTSKQKYCKNLSWSTKHGYIEIRLRELIVPPKEMQTFHKHILNLQGSRMYQPLTEDEIRIFRRKKRIRRRAILFLSYLLTHFIFLALLLLLIALLRHTDSFYYNQFIRDQFSVDLAAVTKLQDIYRWLDGVLLPLFHNDLNPTFLIDSSSKILGLPLLRQVRAKAGERVCLPSENFVENSISKEIHCRPKYGTDPEDTKNYSSFWNAVSKRETDNAANGFTYKPREKKWVYYSYGLLNTYGSGGYAFYFFPEQQQFNSPLRLKELQGGKWLDEKTWAVILELKTFNPDINLFCSISVLFEVSQLGVVNSSISTHSFPLADFNRKTSAEIYLYVAILIFFLAYIVDEGYVILQEGASYMKSVYNLLNFALKCIFTLLIMLFVSKHFLATGVIQFYLSSPEDFIPFHAVSQIDHTMRIILAFLLFLTILKTLRYSRFFYDVRLAQRAIQAALPGICHMAFVVSVYFFVYMAFGYLVFGQHEWHYSNMIHATQTIFSYCVSAFQDTEFSSNRVLGVLFLSSFMLVMICILINLFQAVILSAYEEMKQPVYEEPSDEVEAMTYLCRKLRAAFTFLTPQSKHKDESEFLATLLYGQPEKNSHRYLGLKTRNINGKKMVYLVV; encoded by the exons ATGCGGCCTGGGCCCGCGCTCCtgctcctgggcctgggcctgggcctgggccaccTCCCGCCGCCCGCGGGCCGCCGCGGGACGTTGGCCTGGCCGCCGGGCGCCCTCAGGAGCGCCCCTGGCTCCGGGCAGCGCGGCAGCCTCACCCGCCTTCGCCCACAGCCCCGCGCGGCCCGGGAGGGCGGCGTCCCCTGGAGCGGCGCCCCAGCCCCAAGGCGCGCGGACCCGGCCCTCCAGCCCCACCGCCGCGTGCGCGCCCTGCCCCGCGCCCGCCGCCCGTCCTGGAGTCCAGCCTGGACCTCCAGCCCGCGGGTGCCAGGACCCGGCAGAGCCCGCCCCACGCCCCGCTCGGTGCAGCCCGACGGCCGCCCGAGCAGGTGTCCGGCGAGCGCGCCCGCGCGCCAAGGCTTGAAGGCGGCCAACTCGTCGGGCAGCAGGAGCACAGCGCCCTTCGAGTCCTGCCAGTTGGCCGATTGCGTCATCCACCGCGTGCAGATCCGCAGGGACCAAGACCCCGTGCCCTTCATCTGGATGAAAGATAGCTCCATCAACGCGTCCGTCCAGTACGACTGCCGCATGAACGTGTACATTGTCTACACGTGGCAGATCTTTCCCGTCCGCTCCGTAAACCACGTGCCCGACTGGACCCGTCCTCTGCGTGTTCAGCTGCAGGCGAATCTGCCCCTCTTACGCATCCCCAAGTTCACTCTGCAGCAGGGAGTGTATGTGTTTAATTTCAGCATGACCATCAACAAGCCGGATGGAAAAGTCTTATCCGCGACAGACGCCGTGTACGTCCAGGTTAGCGGACACCCGCTGAAGGCAGTCCTTCTCGGAGGCGCTGATGTCACAGTGAATTTCACAGATGAGCTGATTCTGGATGGAAGCAAGTCTTCTGACCCAGATGCAGACAGGCCCTTAGAGGGGCTCGTTTTTTCTTGGTACTGTACTACAAATCTAAGCAACTACCATTTAGATCAAATTACAGTGTTTAGTAAGGAAGTCTGTCACCCAGAGCAGACTAATCTGAATTGGCTGCAGGCTTCCAGCCCAAAACTGACACTGGCCCCAGAAACACTTAAAGGGGACAGAGTGTATTATTTCAGAATGATGGTGAAGAAGGGTTCCAAGTCAGCATTTTCTGATAAAAGGGTGCGTGTGCTCCCGGGACCACTGCCTACAGCACACGTCTCCTGCACCGAAAACTGCGGCCAGAGTTTAGTCGTATCGGATCGATTCTCTTTGTTCCTCAACTGCAAAGACTGTGTCAGCAGGGACTTCTACAACTGGTCGATTTTGTCCTCAGCAGGTGATGAGGTGTCATTTGACTGGACGCGGCAAACTGTAACGGGGAGGAATAGTGCTTATTTGTTGGTAAAAGCTTTTGCCTTTTCACATTTCTCTGAAGCTCGGTTTTGGGTTTCTGTCTCTCTGACAAGTTGGAAGGGCATGACCATGGTGTTTAGATATGGCTTCATCATCAACCAGGGGCCTCAAGTTGGGAAATGCCAAGTTAATCCAGCTAGAGGATTTGCAGTCGTTACTAAATTTGTTGTCCAGTGTAGTAATTTCAAGGATAAAGACATTCCCCTTACATATAAAGTCATTGTTTCCGATGTGGAGAGTGTTGGAGAAATCAGTTCAGTGGAGGAGAACACCATGGGGACCACCCTGTATCTGGGGACAGGGTCCACGGcacctccttcctttctccctgctgGTGTGCCAGCGAATCATTATGCCTTGAAGTTTTACGCTCAGGTTTATGACTCCCTAGGGGCTTTTTCTCAGGTGACCTTTTATGCCACCGTACAGGCTCCTACTGACAAAAACCCTTCAAAGACTGTGTTGGATCAGTTAGTCCATCTCACCACAGGACCCACTTCATTGCTGTCCACTTTGCTTCAAAAGCAGGACATGTTACCTGCAGGTTACTTGATATATGTAGTGGCTTCTGTCTTGAATAGCATGAAAGCTGAACCAACACTCCAAGGTGACAAAGTCAATCTCCAGGAAGAACTTGTCAAACAGTCTTTCAAGCTTCCTGTAAACACTTTGGATGAAATTGGCCAGGTAGTGATGATCATCACCAAATTAACTCAGAAAGGCTCCGAATTCACTGAACTTGCTCAGCAGAAAGCCCTAGAGAAGCTATGGCAAGCAAACCAGGCCCTGCAGGAGTATCAACGAAAAGACAAGAACTTTCGCTCCGAGCAGGTAGACATCATGAGCACTGGAATCCTGATGAGCTTGTCCAATATCCTCCACCTGATGGTTCAAAAGGGCCGAGTGGTCGAAGACCCTTTCAAAGTAGTAGAATCTCTGTCAGACACAATACTGGCTGACAAAGTGCCGAGCAATGAGACCACTATTCTGAGGACTCCCAAGCTGAACATGTGTGTGGAGAGAGTTGAAAAGTGGGACGTTTCCCAGGCTTTCAGAAATGAGGAATGCTGCCGAAATTGCTTCCATGCTACACTGAATGCAAGCAGGGTTCCTGGTCTCCCTGCAAAAGCTCCAGTTTCTATGATGTTTTATGAGTTCACAGATTACCCCTTTCCTTGGTTACATGCTGCAGAAAACACTTCTGCAGGGGTGATTGGGTTCAGAATGACAGGGGCCACAGAAAAGGGAAGAGTGATAGAGATCACACCTGATGTAGTAGATGTGTACCTCGTCAGAAAAAACTTGACCTCTGCGAACTTTAATCTCACGGTGGGACCCAGCAAGGAGCGTGGGGGGTCCTTGAAGAAAACAACAGGGGGGTTTGAATTCGAAGTGGACATCAGAAGAGTCAGGGAGGTGCTGATCCATTTTGTTACAGAAGTAACTGTGTTGTTCAAGGTGTTCGTGTACGCAGGCAGTCAGGGTGCCCCCGCTGATGTGGTCGCTGTCTACATCATGGCTCACGACGTCCCTCCAGTTGTAGACCACAGTTGGAGTGACCTGTCTGACGTAGCCTGTGCCGTTAGGGAGGCCCGCGTGGTTTGCCTGCCGCCATCCGTGCTGCAAATCATAGCTCAGCGCAGCCACTCACCCAAGTGTACCATATCCATGGTTCTGCAGGCACCTCATTTTGTCCTGGAGCCCAGTGACAAGCTAGTGAGAATCTCTCTCTTCAGTGTGCACTGCATGGACATGTATGGGATCCAGAGTGACTGGAAGGAGGACACCTGTATGCTGGGTGAGAAGACCACTTGGGATACAGTGCACTGTGTCTGCAAGAGCGCCGTGAGGACCAGGCGGCAGCTGGGTGCACCCAATCTGGCCTACCATCGCCTGCACACCCACTTTGTGACGGCCAGAGTGATCGTGATTCCAAATACTGTGGATCTACGGCTCACAGTCATCAGGAATGTCAGCCAAAACCCTGTAACCCTTTTCACTGTGCTGTTCATCATACTCCTCTACACAGTGCTGGCCTTCTGGGCCTTGCACAGGGATGAGATGGACCAGTTTCTTCGGGACCATGTGATAATTCTGCCCGATAATGATCCTTATGACAGCATGTGCTACCTGATTACTGTTTTTACAGGGAGTTGTTGGGGGGCTGGGACCAGGGCCAATGTCTTTGTCCAACTTAGTGGAACAAAGAGTAAGAGTGATGTGCATTGTTTAAGCCATCCACATTTTAAGACTCTCTACCGTGGGAGCATCAACACTTTCCTCCTTACAACAAAAAGTGACTTGGGGGACATCCATTCCATCCGTGTGTGGCACAACAATGAGGGAAGAGCTCCAAGCTGGTATTTAAGTAGAATCAAAGTGGAAAATCTGTTTAACAGACAAATTTGGCTATTCATATGCCGGAAGTGGCTTTCTGTTGACACCACTTTGGAAGAAACATTTCCTGTTACCCTCCCAGATGAGCCTCTGAAAAGAAAGGACTACTTCCTGATAGATATGACCAGGAGGCTAGGGAAGAACCACTTGTGGTTCTCTGTTTTTACTAATATTGTTACGAAGTCGTTCAACAGGCTTCAAAGACTGTCCTGCTGCTTAGCCATGTTGCTCAGCTCCCTCGTTTGTAACATCATGTTCTTTAATCTAAAcgtaaaagaacaaacaaaagagGGACGCTACATCAGATCAATGATGATAGGAATTGAAAGTGTCATAATTACAATCCCTGTTCATctattaataacatttttctttacttaCTCCCAGAAGAGACCTCAAGTGAGTCTGGATGAGGTGGCTCCTCAAAAGCATCCCCTTCTGTCAGAAGAAAGTGGGTACTGGAAAGAGCGCCTGGACAAGTGGCATGCTTACGAAACTTCCAAGGGGTACACCACAGAAAAGGCAAGCACCAAGAGGACAGCGAGTGCCAGGCAAACCCCA GAGCAGCAAAGTGTGAGTGAAGAGACCAACACCTCAAACATCCACAGGACCAACACAAATGCCAGTAACAGAAATAGAGAAGACGATCAAGATGTTCCTTCTCAGCAAGAGAGTCCTCAGCACCTTAACAAGAAGCCCCAGGTTATCTTGCCTTCGTGGTGTGTCTATGTGGCATGGTTCCTGGTGTTTTCCACCTGTAGCATATCATCATTCTTCATCATATTTTACGGGCTGACTTACGGCTATGAAAAGTCAATGGAATGGCTCTCTGCATCTGTGTGCTCATTCTGTCAGTCAGTCTTTCTGGTGCAGCCCTGTAAGATTATACTGTTGTCGGCTGCCAAAACAAGTAAGCAGAAGTACTGCAAGAACCTTTCCTGGTCAACCAAGCATGGTTACATTGAGATCAGGCTGCGGGAGCTGATAGTACCTCCGAAGGAGATGCAGACCTTCCACAAGCACATCCTCAACCTCCAAGGCTCAAGGATGTACCAGCCTCTCACCGAGGATGAAATCAGAATAttcagaaggaagaagaggatcAGGAGAAGGGCCATCCTGTTCCTGAGCTATCTTCTGACCCACTTCATCTTCCTGGCCCTTCTGCTGCTCCTTATTGCCCTGCTGCGTCACACTGATAGCTTCTACTATAATCAGTTCATCCGGGATCAGTTCTCTGTGGATCTTGCTGCTGTGACAAAGCTGCAAGACATCTACAGATGGCTTGATGGTGTACTCTTGCCTTTGTTCCACAATGACCTGAACCCAACGTTTCTTATCGATAGCTCTTCTAAAATCCTTGGCCTTCCCCTCCTGAGGCAAGTGAGAGCAAAAGCTGGGGAACGAGTGTGCCTGCCTTCTGAGAACTTCGTGGAGAACAGCATCTCAAAAGAGATCCATTGTCGTCCCAAGTACGGCACTGACCCAGAAGACACAAAAAACTATTCTAGCTTTTGGAATGCAGTTAGCAAGCGTGAGACAGACAATGCCGCCAATGGGTTTACTTATAAGCCTcgagaaaaaaaatgggtgtaTTATTCCTATGGACTGCTAAATACCTATGGATCTGGAGGGTAtgcattctatttttttccagaacagCAGCAGTTTAATTCCCCATTGAGGCTCAAAGAACTCCAAGGAGGCAAATGGCTTGATGAGAAGACATGGGCTGTGATTCTGGAACTAAAGACTTTTAATCCAGACATCAACCTGTTCTGTAGCATTTCAGTCCTATTTGAGGTCTCACAGCTGGGGGTAGTCAACTCCAGCATATCCACACACTCCTTCCCACTTGCTGACTTCAACAGGAAAACATCAGCAGAGATCTACTTGTATGTGgccattctcattttttttctagcctATATTGTGGATGAGGGCTACGTAATTTTGCAAGAAGGAGCCTCCTACATGAAAAGTGTTTATAATCTGCTCAACTTTGCTTTAAAGTGCATATTTACCCTGCTGATCATGCTCTTTGTCAGTAAGCACTTCTTGGCCACTGGTGTGATTCAGTTCTACTTGTCCAGCCCCGAAGACTTCATTCCCTTCCACGCGGTTTCTCAAATAGATCACACCATGAGGATTATTCTGGCTTTCCTGTTATTTCTGACCATTCTGAAGACCCTCAGGTATTCCAGATTCTTCTATGATGTGCGCCTGGCTCAAAGGGCCATCCAGGCCGCCCTGCCTGGCATCTGCCACATGGCCTTTGTGGTATCTGTGTATTTCTTTGTGTACATGGCTTTTGGTTACCTGGTCTTTGGTCAGCATGAATGGCACTACAGTAACATGATTCATGCCACTCAGACGATATTTTCCTACTGCGTCTCGGCTTTTCAGGACACTGAATTTTCAAGTAACAGAGTTCTTGGGGTTCTGTTCCTGTCATCATTCATGCTGGTGATGATCTGTATCTTGATCAATTTATTTCAGGCTGTGATCCTCTCTGCTTATGAGGAGATGAAGCAGCCTGTGTATGAGGAGCCATCGGATGAGGTGGAAGCCATGACCTACCTGTGTCGCAAACTAAGAGCTGCATTTACATTTCTGACCCCTCAGTCTAAGCACAAGGATGAGTCGGAGTTCCTCGCCACCTTGCTGTATGGGCAGCCAGAGAAGAACAGCCACCGGTACCTGGGGCTGAAGACCAGAAACATCAATGGGAAGAAAATGGTCTACCTCGTTGTTTGA